The genomic interval GTACAATCTCTTTTCAAAAACTTCTTCTTGATTTAATATTTGCAAATTTTTGGTTTCTACCTTGTGCTTATTTTCTAACTCAGTCTCTTCAAGTGTGTTTGTTAATTGAGATTTAATAATAGAGTCTGAATAAATTTTATGTTTTTGTTGATATAGGTAAGCTGCTTTATAATTTTTCAATGAATAGTTAACCTTTGAAATTGAGCTATAAGATTTTGCTAACCTCAGTTTAAAATTTTCCTCTTCTGCTACTACAATAGCAGAATCTAAATATTTCTCAGCTTTATCGTATTCGTCCAATTCACTATATGCGGCCGCAATGTTATGATAACTTACAGTTATAAGTAGTTTCTTATTTTCCTTTTTAGCATATTTTAAAACTAAACTTCTAATATTTATTACCTCAGCATATCTTCCCTGTTTATAATACGTATTCGCTATGTTATTATAAACATTATAAACTCTATTTTCTTTCTTTATTTTTTTAAAAAGGTAAAGCGCTTTATTATAAAAATAAATTGATGAATCTAATTTTTTTAATCTAGTATAGTAATTCCCTAAATGTAGATAACCTTTTCCTCTTAATGTTTCACTTCCTCCTTCACTTAATTTCAATCCTTTTTTATAGAATTCAAATTCTTTATCCATTTGGTTTTTATATCGATATACATATCCAATATCAAAATAAACAGAAGCTAAACGTTCTATATCATTATTATCTTTAAAGATATCTTTTGCTTTATTAAAATACCTAAGACTCGTACTTAAATTACCTTCATTTTTCTCTACAAATCCTAATTTAAATAAAGCCCTACCTTCCATCAAATTATTCTTACCCTTATTTAAAGCCAAAGCTTCTCGATAAAAATATTCCGCTTTATTACTATTTTTAGAATAAAAATACTCGCCACATTCATATAAAAACAGTGCTTTTTTTTCGTCTGTTTTTATAGATTTTACAATTTCTTTTTTTGAAATAAAAATAGAATCTAGATTCTGAGAGTTGCTTTTTAAAATAAAAAGAAATAAAAAGAAGAATATAGTTTTGAAGTACATTTTTTTGTTAGTGCTATTTTTACTTTTACAAAACAATAGATATCACAAAAGTTAAAGCAAAATACAACTAAAATTAATATCAATAAAAAAAACGATGTAAAAAAAAGGCAAAACGAATCGTTTTGCCTTTTTTATCTTTTAAGAAACCCATTCTTTAGGATTTTCTAAAACCTTAATCAACCTTTCTTCTTCAGAATTTTCTTCTGGTTGATGGTTGTATTTCCATTGTACAATTGGCGGTAAACTCATTAAAATACTTTCTATCCTTCCGTTTGTCTTTAAGCCAAACAAAGTACCTCTATCATGCACTAAATTGAATTCTACATAACGTCCTCGTCTTACCTCTTGCCAATCTTTATGTTCTTTTGTAAACGAAATTTCTTTTCGTTTTTCTACAATTGGCACATAACTTTCTAAGAAACTATCTCCTACTTCTGTTACAAAATTGAATCTATCTTCTATAGAAAATTCTTCAGTTTCCTTTTGATAATCGAAAAATAAACCTCCTATTCCTCTTGCTTCATTTCTGTGAGCATTCCAGAAATACTCATCACAAACTTTTTTAAACTTCGGATAAAATTCTGGATCATGTTGGTCACAAGCAGATTTACATACTGTATGGAAATGAGTAGCATCTTCATCAAATAAATAATACGGCGTTAAATCTTGTCCACCACCAAACCACTGTGTAACGATGTTTCCTGCTTCGTCATACATTTCAAAATAGCGCCAATTTGCGTGCACTGTTGGCACAAATGGACTTATTGGATGTAAAACGAGACTCAATCCACAAGCAAAGAAATTTCCTTCTTTTACTTTAAACTGCTTCCTTAACGCTTCTGGTAATTCGCCATGAACAGCAGATATGTTTACACCACCTTTTTCAAAAACTTTTCCGTTTTCAATCACACGAGTTCTTCCACCTCCACCTTCTTCTCTTTTCCAAAGGTCTTCTTGAAATTTAGCTCCGCCATCTACCTCCTCTAACTTAGAAGTAATTGTGTCTTGTAAGTTTTCTATGTATTTATAAAATTGATCTTTCATTTAATTGCAATTTTAGTCATATTTATTTTTTTAGTGGTTAGCAATAGCGTTTCTACTACAGCCAAAAAGCAGTAATAAAAAAAACCAAAACTAATAGCCGTATGTGGTCTTTCCATAAACTCTCCACTTGCTGTTAAAGTTTCAAAATATCCAGACGAATTTAAAAATTCTTGTGTTAGTCCTAATTCTCCAAAAACACCATTTGAAAAAAGAGTGATAAAGATAAGTATAAAGTATAAAATTGCTGCCGAAATAGAAAACAGTATCGCTCTACTTCGTATCTGAATATCGACTTCTGAAAATGCAAAGCGCATTCTATTTAATACAACTAACAAGTATATAATTAATATATCATTGCCTTCCATTGCTGACGAAAATCCCCAGGCAAATAAACCATAAAAAGGCACCAACAGAAACAAAGATAATCTTTTAGGCATAACAGCCATAAATACACCTGAATGTACCATTATAAACTCAAAAACCATTAAGATAGCCATTGAAGATATTTTAGAAACATCAGAAGCTTCTGGTTGAAACCAAATAACAGAAAATTGATAAGCAATAATAAGTTTCATTATTATGCCTGCATACTCAAAAGGTTTGTCGTATTTTTTTAAAAAATTCACTTACTATTTTCGGTATTTAATAAGGCCACCGTTTTTACAGATGCAGCTGTTACAGAAAGTGGTAAAACGATAATGATTCCTATAATTGGAATTAACATACAGAGCATAAAAACAATTCCATTACCAATAGCAAAACCTTTCTTTTTTCCTACAAAGTTGATGCTATCTTTATAATTAAAATGTCTTTCTAAAGTATAATCCATATTTCCGAAACCGACATAATAAGCTTGTAATAAAAATAATAAAGCGGTAAAAACAATTCCTATTAAGGGAATAAAACTTAATAATAACAACGGAATCGTTAACATTAATTCTTTACTTATGTTTCTTAAACTAATTCTAATACCTCTAATTAATTGTTCTTGAAAGCTCGTTTTTCTGTGGTTGTCTTTTAAATCTCCAATGATATGAATTTCTATCTTTTCTGATACAGGACTCATAAATGGTGCTGATAAAGCCATTACAATATGCTTGTACAGTAAAAAACCAATAACCAAAACAAAGAGTCCTCCAATTACAGATGTAATGGTTGTAAATGTTTCTTTTCCCCAATCCCAAATCCAGATTTTAGCTAAAAAAGCACCAATATTATCTGATAATCCGTAGGCTGTAAAACCAATAATTGTTGCCGTTACCACACTAATTACTATGGGAATTATAAAATATTTCCAAAGTTTTAATTGAGATATTAAACCAAAAGAACCTGCGTAGGCACTAATACCTGAAAGTATATTTTTAATCATTAGCGTTGGCTTGCGTTAGCGATTGAAATGGCATCCTTTTTTAATGTCAGTTCGAGTAAATTTGCTTTTTTGCAAATTTGTATCGAGAACAAATTAAAAAAGATATAATGTAAAGCGCGACTTTGTGTTGTTTTTTCAACACAAAGTAACGCCCAAATATTTATTTTATGAAGCTTTATACTCTTTTACCGCGTCTATAAATGCTTTTGCATTTTCTAACGGAATGTTAGGTAAAATACCATGACCAAGGTTTACAACTAACTTGTCTTTACCAAATTCATTAATCATTTGATGTACCATTGTTTTAATAACTTCCGGTGGCGAAAACAATCTTGTAGGATCGAAATTACCTTGTAAAGTAATATTGCCTCCAGACAATTTACGGGCAGTTTTTGGAGAACACGTCCAATCTACACCTAAAGCCGAAGCGCCAGATTTAGACATCTCGTCTAAAGCAAACCAACAACCTTTACCAAAAGCAATTACCGGAGTACTATCTTTTAAAGCATCGATAATTTGCTGCATATATTGCCAAGAAAATTCTTGATAATCTACTGGAGATAACATTCCTCCCCAAGAATCAAAAACCTGAACGGCATCTACACCAGCTTCAACTTTTGCTTTTAAATACGCAATAGTTGTGTCTGTAATTTTTTGTAATAAAGAATGTGCTACCACAGGGTTTGTGAAACATAATTCTTTTGCTTTATCAAAGTTTTTAGAACCTTGTCCTTGTACACAATAACAAAGAATTGTCCAAGGTGAACCTGCAAAACCGATTAATGGCACTTCATCATTCAGCTTTTCTTTGGTTGCTTTAATAGCTTCCATAACATAGCCTAAAGTATCTTGAATATCTGGAACAATTACGGAATCTAAATCTTTTTGAGTACGAATTGGATTCGGTAAATAAGGTCCGAAATCTGGTTTCATTTCCACATGAATATTCATTGCTTGTGGAATTACCAAGATATCTGAAAACAGAATTGCAGCATCCATTCCGTATCTACGAATTGGTTGCACCGTAATTTCTGATGCTAACTCTGGAGTTTGGCAACGTGTAAAAAAATCGTACTTTTTCTTGATTTCTTGAAATTCTGGTAAATATCTACCTGCTTGACGCATCATCCAAACTGGTGGACGGTCTACAGTTTCTCCTTTTAAAGCTCTTAAAAATAAATCGTTTTTTATCATCTTATATGTTTTTGTTACCTAGGTTGTATTCTTCTTCCCCTAAGCAGTAATTTTCTATATCTTTATTATTTCCATACACCACTAAAACGTCATTTTCCATCACTATGGTTTCTGAATTTACTCGCCCAATACTCTGTTTAACACTATGTTTTTTACCCATAAAATTTCGTTCATATTTCTCACGAATAATAGTAATTAAGGTCAGTTGATATTTATTTGTGGTATCTAATTCTTTTAATGTTTTACCAATAAAATCTTTTTTTGCTTTTACTTCTGAAATCGTAAAATTATCGTCCAATTGATAGTTTTCTAAAGTAGATTTAAAATTGATTTGCTTGGTTAATCGGTTTGCTGAATCTTGTTCTGGATGTATAATAGCGTATACTCCCATCGCTTCGAGCACTGTATCATGAATAGAAGATAATGCACGACTGATAATTTTTACATCACATAGTTTTTTTACAATTGCTGTGGTAATAATTGCGGCTCCTTCATTCTCCCCAATAGCAACAATAACCTTATCGGCATCTTTTAATGGTACCGCATTGTAAGCTAGTTCATTGGTAGAATCCATACAAATGGCATGAGAAACTTGGTCTTTTAATAAGTTAATTTTCTCCATTTGTTTGTCTATAGCAATTACTTCGTTGCCAGTTTCGGTTAGCCTTAATGCGAGTGCGTGTCCAAAATTTCCAAGTCCAATAACTATTATTTTCATTTGTATAAATTTATTTAATTCGTTATAAACTAGCCTTAGTTAATTAAAATATTTTCTTTTGGATATTCATAAAATTGATGATTGATTTGTCGTAATAAACCAATCATTAAATTGAGCATTCCTATTCTACCTATAAACATGACCAAAATGATAACGTATTTGCTAGACTCTGTTAATATGGGCGTAAAATTTAAGCTTAATCCAACGGTACTATATGCCGAAAAACATTCAAAAATAACAGATAATATTGGAGTGTCTTTGGGTTCAAAAATTAATAAAGCCAGAATAGCAGTTCCAATTACAATAAGCGAGATACATAAAATTGCAAAGGCTCTACTTGTTGATTCTGATGAAATCCGTTTTCCAAATATTTCTGTACGACTTTTACCTCTAGAAACCGTAAAAATATTTAATGTTGCTAATGCAATAGTGCTTGTTTTTACACCACCTCCTGTTGATGCAGGAGAGGCTCCAACCCACATTAAAAATATTACAAACAATAATGATGGCACAGTCATTTGGCTATAATCTATCACATTAAACCCAGCTGTTCTAGGACTTACCGAATTAAACGCAGCATTTGTGAGTTTACCTACAATTGTAGTATGCTCTAGCATCGTATTATTATATTCTGAAATAAAGAAAAACACCCACCCCGTAACAAGCAAGATAGCCGTAGTATAGATTACAATTTTTGTATTTAATGTAATAATTGGCACGCGTTTATGTATCGTATTTTTTTGAAATAACTCTATAACCGATATTTTAATTTTTTTGTAGAAATTAAATATAATATTGTGCCCTAAACCACCAAAAATAATAAGCATCATAATAACCCATTGAAAGCTATAATTAAAACGGATACTTTCTTGAAATAATCCAGAAGGAATAATAGAAAAACCGGCATTACAAAATGCTGAAATAGAATGAAATACAGAAAAGAACAACTTGTTTTTAATTACCATATTATCTGCCACTGAAAAATAGATAAATACCGCACCAATTAGTTCTAAAACAACCGTAAAGGCAACTACATTCAATGCCGCTCTAAAAACATCTTTCAATCCTTCTTGAGCAAGAAAATCGCGTGTATTTAAACCTTCTTTAAAGGAAGAACTTCCTCTAAAAAAAAAAGCAAAAAATGAGGTAAAAGTCAAAATCCCTAACCCACCTAATTGAATTAAAACCAATATAATAGATTGTCCTATCGTGGTAAAATCATGACTGGTATCTAAAACAGCTAAACCCGTAACACAAACCGAACTTGTAGCCGTAAAAAGAGCATTTGTAAATGTTATTCCATTAGAGGTAGCACTTGGTAGCATCAATAAGAATGCTCCTAAAACAGCTAAAATGAAAAAACTCCCTACAAATACAATAGCAGGGTTAAAGTAAACTTCATAAATGTAGCGAACTAAAACAAGTAACCTTAAAAGAAAGTATAAAATAAGCCCAAACTCTAGAGTTGGTTTTATTTTCTGTAAGATAAAATGATAATCATTATTAAAATGAACAACAGAAACAACAATAGAAATAATAAGTAAAACAGCAATAATTGCAATGTTTACTAATGCAATATTCTTGGTTTTCTTATATTTTCCAGCAAAAAACTTAATGGCGTTAAACACCAATAATGCGGTAGATAAAACGATTAATCCAAAAACATGTGGTGATGTAAAGTTATCTGCATGATCGTAACCAAAATCAAAAACAATAAAAAACAATACAATAATATCGAAAAACCGATAAATGTAATTTAGTAATGATTGTTTTCTTAATTTAGGCATTTTAATACTTAATTACTTTCTGCAACCTTTTTCATTCCTGCATCAATAGCTTTACTTATTTTCTTAATATCCTTGTCTGATAAAGCTGATGATAAAAACCATGCTTCAAACTGACTTGGAGGTAAGAAAACTCCGTTTCTAATCATTTCCCAGAAAAACACTGCAAACTTTTTAGTATCTGATAATTGTGCTTCTACAAAGTTGGTAACTTCACTATTTACAAAGAAAGGATTTAACATAGAACCAAATCTATTTACTGTTAAAGCTACATTGTATTTCTTAGCCGTTTCTAATAAAATTACTTCTAAAATAGCACCAGTTTCTTCAAATTGTTTATACGGATTTTGCTTTTTCAGTTCCGTTAAAGTTGCAATTCCACCTGCCATTGCAATTGGATTTCCACTTAACGTTCCTGCTTGATACATTCCGCCTAAAGGCGCAACTTCTTGCATAATTTCTTCTCTTGCTCCGTAAGCTCCTACGGGGAAACCTCCACCAATAACTTTACCTAAACACGTAATATCTGCTTCTACGCCTAATAATTCTTGCGCTCCACCAAACTTAGAACGGAAACCTGTCATTACCTCATCTACAATTAATAAGGCTCCTTTAGATTCTAAGTATTTTTTTAATTCTACTAAGAAATTATCTTCAGGAACAACAACTCCCATATTACCTGCAATTGGTTCAATAATTACTCCTGCAATATTGTCGTCGTTTTCAAAATGTTTTTTTACACTTTCTAAATCGTTATAATTAGAAATTAATGTGTTCTTAACAGCTCCTTCAGGAACTCCTTTAGAACCGGGTAAACTTAAAGTCATTAAACCAGAACCTGCAGCGACTAATAACGCATCTTGATGCCCATGGTAACAACCTGCAAATTTTATAATTTTATCTTTTCCGGTAAATGCTCTTGCCAAACGGATTCCGCTTAAAACAGCTTCTGTACCAGAATTTACAAAACGGACTTTATCCATTCCTGGAAAAGCATCACAAACTATTTTTGCTAATTTTATTTCGTTTTCTGTTGATGCACCAAAAGAATATCCTTTTTGTAATGCTTTTTCAACAGCTTTTTGTACTTTTTTATGTCTGTGACCTAAAATCATTGGCCCGTAAGAAAGTACTAAATCTATATATTTATTACCATCAACATCGGTAATTTTAGTTCCTTTTGCTTTTTTGATAAACAACGGATTTCCTCCAACTGATGAAAAGGCTCTTACAGGAGAATTTACCGCTCCAACAAGATTTTTTAATCCTTTTTTATATAATTTTTCTGATTTCTTGAATTCCATTTTTCTAGATTTTTGTCTGGTCGAGCGCAGTCGAGACCTTTATAAAACCTCTCGACTGCGCTCGAGGTGACATTGTAACTTTATTTTCTCAACAGTACTCTTGCTGCTTCTTTAGCAAAATACGTAATAATAATATCAGCTCCTGCTCTTTTCATAGACAGTAAGCTTTCCATCATTACTTTTTCACCATCAATCCAACCTTTTTCTGCCGCGGCTTTTACCATTGCATATTCCCCACTTACATTGTAACATGCAATCGGACGGTCGAAATTGTTTTTTAAATCTCTAATAATATCTAAATAAGACAATGCTGGTTTTACCATTAAGATATCAGCTCCTTCTTGATCGTCAAAAGTTGCTTCACGCATTCCCTCGTCTCTGTTTGCAGGATCCATTTGATAGGTTCTTCTGTCTCCAAAGGTTGGTGCAGAATCTGCAGCATCTCTAAAAGGACCGTAAAAAGCCGATGAATATTTTACAGCATACGCCATAATTGGTAAGTCTACAAAGCCTGTATTGTCTAAAGACTGACGAATCATATCAATCGTTCCGTCCATCATTCCAGATGGCGCAACCATATCTACACCTGCTTTTGCATGCGATATAACTTGTTTAGCAATATTGACTAACGTAGCGTCATTATCTACATCATTGTCATGAATAATTCCGCAATGACCGTGAGAAGTATATTCACAAAAACAAACGTCTGTAATTACATATAAACTTGGGTAGTTTTTCTTGATAAAACGAATTGCTTGTTGCATAATTCCGTTATCATTCCAAGTTTCTGTTCCTTCATCATCTTTTGTAGATGGAATTCCGAATAACAAAACAGCAGGAATATTTAATTCAACCACCTCATCTAATTCTTTAGAAATCCGATCTAAAGAAAAACGTTTGATTCCTGGCATAGAAACAATTTCAGTTTCTATATTTTCTCCTTCTTCAATAAAAAGTGGATAAATAAAATCGTCTACAGATACTTTAGTTTCTCTAACTAATCTTCTAATTCCTTCTGTTTTTCTTAATCTACGAGTTCTAAACATCAATTTTTACTTATGTCAGGTCGAGCGCAGTCGAGACCTAATTTATAAAAAACTCTCGACTGCGCTCGAGGAGACATTCTTTATTATTTTGAATAATACAAGTTCACCAATTCTACAAGGATTTAAAAAACTTGCAGAATATTTGTAAACTTGTAATATGCATTAGAGATTGAAACCTTTCGACTTCCCTCAACACAGGCTTCTTCCTTTTTTCTTATTCGAAAAAAGATATAGTGTAAAGCCCATTAAAACGCCCAAATAATTATCTTTTTTAATACCTATAAATTTATATCCCTTGCAGGAAATACGTCTTTATCTTGAATAATACAAGTTCACCAATTCTAGAAGACTATCTACACTTGGCATGTTTGCTACTTCTACTTTTTCAAAATATTTTCTTGCTTCTACTGCTGTAGTTTCTCCAATACAAAAAGCAACTCTATCTGGGTTGTTTTCTTCTAAATAGCTTTCAATTCCTGATGGACTGTAAAACAAAACTCCAGAAACTTCATCATCAATTTTTTCTGAACTTAACATGGTCTTGTAAGCCTCTATTTCAGTTACTTGTATACCTTCAGCTTTTAAAGAAGCTGGTAAAACATCTAACCTTAGATTACTACAAAAATAAGTTACTTTTTTAGTGTCTAATTCTTCTGCTAAGTATTCCGCTAATTTCTTAGCATTTTTTGCAGCATGTGCAACTTTACCAATTCTGTTTTCAATCAGTTTTTTAGTTCTTCTACCTACACAGTAAATATTCTTAAAATTCATTTCATCTCTTGTGAAAGAATTTAAAAGTGCTTCCACTCCATTCTGACTTGTGATAATAACGTTTTTTATTTCGTTTTTCATCACCTTAGCAGGAATTCTATTAAAACGGATTTTAATAAAATCGCTATCTTTTATACCAATTTCTTCTGATAAAATTTCTTTTTGAAGCTCAGAAAGTTTCTTTGTAGAAAATATATTTTGTAATGTTTCAACAGCATCTTCTGCGTCTTCTGCCATTAATTCTTTTCCACCTTTGTTAATTACATAATCTGCACAATCTTTAGCTAAATAACGATGGCTACCAACTTTTGCTGTTTTAGCAACTGAAATCTTTTTAGAACCATCTTTTTTTAATAAAACGCCTCTAAAGCTTATCTCTTCTGTTTTTCCATCAATATAAGCAACAGCACCAATTGGTGCAGAACAACCACCTTCTAAAAGATGTAAAAACTCACGTTCTATTGTTGTACATATTTCTGTTTCTTTATGGTTTAATTGCTCACAAGCATCTAAAGAATAATCATCTTTTTGTAAACAAGTAACCATAATTGTACCTTGTCCTGGTGCAGGAGTCATC from Polaribacter sejongensis carries:
- a CDS encoding tetratricopeptide repeat protein; this translates as MYFKTIFFFLFLFILKSNSQNLDSIFISKKEIVKSIKTDEKKALFLYECGEYFYSKNSNKAEYFYREALALNKGKNNLMEGRALFKLGFVEKNEGNLSTSLRYFNKAKDIFKDNNDIERLASVYFDIGYVYRYKNQMDKEFEFYKKGLKLSEGGSETLRGKGYLHLGNYYTRLKKLDSSIYFYNKALYLFKKIKKENRVYNVYNNIANTYYKQGRYAEVINIRSLVLKYAKKENKKLLITVSYHNIAAAYSELDEYDKAEKYLDSAIVVAEEENFKLRLAKSYSSISKVNYSLKNYKAAYLYQQKHKIYSDSIIKSQLTNTLEETELENKHKVETKNLQILNQEEVFEKRLYLIIIFVFLLLGIPLVVLLYRNSVNKNKIIQGNLEKEKIKKEVLQQKFKRSETDIRSLVADNSMRLEFLKQLLLKLKNQRESIDSVEVKNYIKDLSFKIQQQITTDSKLTLLKNKIDIINDGFDNMLVTTYKELTKTEREVCSLLRLNLSVKEIASIRNSSSDAIKVTRYRIRKKMNVPKGEKLEMFIQKLEV
- the hemF gene encoding oxygen-dependent coproporphyrinogen oxidase, translating into MKDQFYKYIENLQDTITSKLEEVDGGAKFQEDLWKREEGGGGRTRVIENGKVFEKGGVNISAVHGELPEALRKQFKVKEGNFFACGLSLVLHPISPFVPTVHANWRYFEMYDEAGNIVTQWFGGGQDLTPYYLFDEDATHFHTVCKSACDQHDPEFYPKFKKVCDEYFWNAHRNEARGIGGLFFDYQKETEEFSIEDRFNFVTEVGDSFLESYVPIVEKRKEISFTKEHKDWQEVRRGRYVEFNLVHDRGTLFGLKTNGRIESILMSLPPIVQWKYNHQPEENSEEERLIKVLENPKEWVS
- a CDS encoding EI24 domain-containing protein, whose product is MIKNILSGISAYAGSFGLISQLKLWKYFIIPIVISVVTATIIGFTAYGLSDNIGAFLAKIWIWDWGKETFTTITSVIGGLFVLVIGFLLYKHIVMALSAPFMSPVSEKIEIHIIGDLKDNHRKTSFQEQLIRGIRISLRNISKELMLTIPLLLLSFIPLIGIVFTALLFLLQAYYVGFGNMDYTLERHFNYKDSINFVGKKKGFAIGNGIVFMLCMLIPIIGIIIVLPLSVTAASVKTVALLNTENSK
- the hemE gene encoding uroporphyrinogen decarboxylase produces the protein MIKNDLFLRALKGETVDRPPVWMMRQAGRYLPEFQEIKKKYDFFTRCQTPELASEITVQPIRRYGMDAAILFSDILVIPQAMNIHVEMKPDFGPYLPNPIRTQKDLDSVIVPDIQDTLGYVMEAIKATKEKLNDEVPLIGFAGSPWTILCYCVQGQGSKNFDKAKELCFTNPVVAHSLLQKITDTTIAYLKAKVEAGVDAVQVFDSWGGMLSPVDYQEFSWQYMQQIIDALKDSTPVIAFGKGCWFALDEMSKSGASALGVDWTCSPKTARKLSGGNITLQGNFDPTRLFSPPEVIKTMVHQMINEFGKDKLVVNLGHGILPNIPLENAKAFIDAVKEYKAS
- a CDS encoding potassium channel family protein; amino-acid sequence: MKIIVIGLGNFGHALALRLTETGNEVIAIDKQMEKINLLKDQVSHAICMDSTNELAYNAVPLKDADKVIVAIGENEGAAIITTAIVKKLCDVKIISRALSSIHDTVLEAMGVYAIIHPEQDSANRLTKQINFKSTLENYQLDDNFTISEVKAKKDFIGKTLKELDTTNKYQLTLITIIREKYERNFMGKKHSVKQSIGRVNSETIVMENDVLVVYGNNKDIENYCLGEEEYNLGNKNI
- a CDS encoding TrkH family potassium uptake protein, with amino-acid sequence MPKLRKQSLLNYIYRFFDIIVLFFIVFDFGYDHADNFTSPHVFGLIVLSTALLVFNAIKFFAGKYKKTKNIALVNIAIIAVLLIISIVVSVVHFNNDYHFILQKIKPTLEFGLILYFLLRLLVLVRYIYEVYFNPAIVFVGSFFILAVLGAFLLMLPSATSNGITFTNALFTATSSVCVTGLAVLDTSHDFTTIGQSIILVLIQLGGLGILTFTSFFAFFFRGSSSFKEGLNTRDFLAQEGLKDVFRAALNVVAFTVVLELIGAVFIYFSVADNMVIKNKLFFSVFHSISAFCNAGFSIIPSGLFQESIRFNYSFQWVIMMLIIFGGLGHNIIFNFYKKIKISVIELFQKNTIHKRVPIITLNTKIVIYTTAILLVTGWVFFFISEYNNTMLEHTTIVGKLTNAAFNSVSPRTAGFNVIDYSQMTVPSLLFVIFLMWVGASPASTGGGVKTSTIALATLNIFTVSRGKSRTEIFGKRISSESTSRAFAILCISLIVIGTAILALLIFEPKDTPILSVIFECFSAYSTVGLSLNFTPILTESSKYVIILVMFIGRIGMLNLMIGLLRQINHQFYEYPKENILIN
- the hemL gene encoding glutamate-1-semialdehyde 2,1-aminomutase; the encoded protein is MEFKKSEKLYKKGLKNLVGAVNSPVRAFSSVGGNPLFIKKAKGTKITDVDGNKYIDLVLSYGPMILGHRHKKVQKAVEKALQKGYSFGASTENEIKLAKIVCDAFPGMDKVRFVNSGTEAVLSGIRLARAFTGKDKIIKFAGCYHGHQDALLVAAGSGLMTLSLPGSKGVPEGAVKNTLISNYNDLESVKKHFENDDNIAGVIIEPIAGNMGVVVPEDNFLVELKKYLESKGALLIVDEVMTGFRSKFGGAQELLGVEADITCLGKVIGGGFPVGAYGAREEIMQEVAPLGGMYQAGTLSGNPIAMAGGIATLTELKKQNPYKQFEETGAILEVILLETAKKYNVALTVNRFGSMLNPFFVNSEVTNFVEAQLSDTKKFAVFFWEMIRNGVFLPPSQFEAWFLSSALSDKDIKKISKAIDAGMKKVAESN
- the hemB gene encoding porphobilinogen synthase, whose product is MFRTRRLRKTEGIRRLVRETKVSVDDFIYPLFIEEGENIETEIVSMPGIKRFSLDRISKELDEVVELNIPAVLLFGIPSTKDDEGTETWNDNGIMQQAIRFIKKNYPSLYVITDVCFCEYTSHGHCGIIHDNDVDNDATLVNIAKQVISHAKAGVDMVAPSGMMDGTIDMIRQSLDNTGFVDLPIMAYAVKYSSAFYGPFRDAADSAPTFGDRRTYQMDPANRDEGMREATFDDQEGADILMVKPALSYLDIIRDLKNNFDRPIACYNVSGEYAMVKAAAEKGWIDGEKVMMESLLSMKRAGADIIITYFAKEAARVLLRK
- the hemC gene encoding hydroxymethylbilane synthase is translated as MQKIIKIGTRDSELALWQANKVRKELKELGYESVIVPIKSLGDIVLDKPLYDLGVTGVFTKNLDVAMLNGDIDIAVHSLKDVPTVLPEGITQAAVLRRDDYSDVLLLKGNEEFFGQPGGIIATGSLRRKAMWLDRYPTHKVEGLRGNVNTRLQKLEESETWDGAIFAAAGLYRIGKKPEDAISLSWMTPAPGQGTIMVTCLQKDDYSLDACEQLNHKETEICTTIEREFLHLLEGGCSAPIGAVAYIDGKTEEISFRGVLLKKDGSKKISVAKTAKVGSHRYLAKDCADYVINKGGKELMAEDAEDAVETLQNIFSTKKLSELQKEILSEEIGIKDSDFIKIRFNRIPAKVMKNEIKNVIITSQNGVEALLNSFTRDEMNFKNIYCVGRRTKKLIENRIGKVAHAAKNAKKLAEYLAEELDTKKVTYFCSNLRLDVLPASLKAEGIQVTEIEAYKTMLSSEKIDDEVSGVLFYSPSGIESYLEENNPDRVAFCIGETTAVEARKYFEKVEVANMPSVDSLLELVNLYYSR